One window of Candidatus Methylacidiphilales bacterium genomic DNA carries:
- a CDS encoding flagellar brake protein: MNQPQDPPQSPSLSAEDDFDKYSINWKKEIVFLLRAIMDKGGLLSAHFDHGKNFILTSIIDVDADRGEVILDFGATEALNLRILESDKIIFVTSHDKVKVQFVANRIEKTRFEGRDAFRIKLPESVIKLQRREFFRVTTPIANPLKCIVPIEDGSKIEMTIVDISIGGIGVILPQCNIAFTRGMAFPDCHLALPGIGNIVATLEIRSVFDVTLRNGQPSKRAGCQLVDLPANMQAMIQRYIIKVERERRSKDLDRQ, translated from the coding sequence GTGAACCAACCTCAAGACCCGCCACAGAGCCCTTCACTTTCTGCCGAAGACGATTTCGACAAGTATTCGATCAACTGGAAGAAAGAGATCGTTTTCCTTTTGCGCGCCATCATGGACAAGGGCGGGCTGTTAAGTGCCCATTTTGACCATGGTAAAAACTTCATCCTGACATCCATTATCGACGTCGATGCGGACCGGGGCGAGGTCATTCTGGATTTCGGCGCTACCGAAGCGCTGAACCTGAGGATACTCGAGAGCGACAAGATCATTTTCGTTACCTCCCATGACAAGGTAAAAGTCCAGTTCGTCGCCAACCGGATCGAAAAAACCCGCTTCGAGGGCCGAGATGCCTTTCGGATCAAGCTGCCCGAATCGGTGATCAAGCTGCAGCGGCGGGAATTCTTCCGGGTGACAACGCCGATCGCCAACCCGCTGAAATGTATTGTGCCAATCGAGGATGGCAGCAAGATTGAAATGACAATCGTGGATATCAGCATCGGCGGCATCGGCGTGATCCTGCCGCAGTGCAATATAGCATTTACCCGGGGAATGGCTTTTCCAGATTGTCACTTGGCCCTGCCCGGCATCGGCAATATCGTGGCGACACTGGAGATCCGGAGCGTATTTGATGTGACCTTGCGGAATGGCCAGCCGTCCAAACGAGCCGGCTGCCAGCTGGTCGATTTGCCGGCTAACATGCAGGCCATGATCCAGCGCTATATCATCAAGGTCGAGCGGGAAAGAAGATCAAAGGATCTGGACCGCCAGTAA